Below is a genomic region from Chromatiaceae bacterium.
TGCCGCCATCGTGAAATAGTCGTCGCGGCTGTGGCTCCCCGAGACCACTTCGAGACCCGCACCACCCACCTCAACGAATTCACCGAGCAGGCGACGCAGCTTGCTTCGGGTGAGCGGATAACGCGCCGGGTGTGCGATCACCGCATCACCACCGGCGGTACGGATCCAGCTCACCGCATCCTCCAGGGAGGCCCACCGCCCCGACACGTGCCCCGGTTTGCCACTGACCAGGAAGCGCCGGAACACGCTGCGCACGTCCGGCGCATGCCCGCGATCGACCAGAAAGCGCGCGAAATGCGTGCGGCTGATCAGGCGCCCGCCGGACAGTGCGCGGGCACCCTCGAACGCATCCGAGACGCCGGCGTCACCGAGCCGACGGCCGATCTCCTGGGCCCGCCAATCGCGGAATTCGCGCAGGCCGGCGAGGCCCTTCTGCAGGACCTCGCAATCACTGGAGACACCGAGCCCGAGGACATGGATGGTCAGCTTCTGCCAGCTGACCGACACCTCGACACCGGGGACGAACGCCATGCCCAGCGAAGCGGCCGCCGTGGACGCCTCGGTGAGCCCGTCGAGGGTATCGTGATCGGTCAGCGCCATGACCTCGATACCCGCTGCATGCGCCCGCTGCATGAGCTGTGCCGGCGACAGACTGCCGTCGGAAGCGGTGGAATGGGCGTGAAGATCGTATCGGCTCGGCATAACCGCGCATTGTATCAGTACGCGCCGCCGGCGTTCGCAGCGACGTTGCCCGGCGGACTGCGACGCCGTGCCGCCGACCGGTTCGATGCGCGTGCTACACTCGCCCCGCATGAGTATTCCACCCGTCGATCTCGTCTACCTGCGCGACCAGTTCCGCGAGCTTGCGGCGCGGGTGCGAGAAGCGCGCGACGCCGCAGGTTTCACCCCGGGCGAGATCGACACGCCGGCGCTGTTGCGCGATGCGATGGCGCAGCTGGTCGACATGCTGGGTGACCACCGCGATTCGGATGCGGACTCCGGGTTGAGTGCCGGAGAATTGAATACGCTGACAGAATACGGCCTGCATCTGCTCGACGAACTGGCACAGCTTGCGCGTGACGTGGGTCAGGCATCGCTGGCGGCGGAAGTCGAGTGCCTGAGCCTACCGCTTGCGCTGTGGGTCGCGCGCAGCGGCGGAGAGATCCGACGTCTGGCGCCGGTCGTCAATGCGCTCGCACAGTTCGCGAACGAATCCAAGAGCCCGCAGGACATGGCCGCACTGTACGCATGCTGCTGCGAGCTGGTCGAAGCGGTCAGTCCGCTCGCCTACGATGAGACACTGGCCGAAGAGGCACTGAAGCCGTGGCGGCTGCTGCTGCTCAACCGCGCGATCGTGGCTACGCGCAGCCACAATCCGGAACTGATGCAGCAGGCGTTCGATGCAATTGTGGAACAGCTGCCGAACGAGGCACGGCGCTTCTTTGCCGAAGGGATGGAGCAGATGGCCGTGGTCGACTACCCCAAACACGTACAGGAGCTGATGCGCCGCTATTTCCTGGCGTATGCGGCACCGCGGCACCTGCACTGAACAGACGGCGGTCGTTGTCATGAAGATGCTGGCCGATCTCTTCCCTGTCCTGCTGTTTTTCATCGCCTACCAGTTGTTCGATATCTATGTAGCGACCCAGGTGGCAATCGCCGCTGCGGTGCTACAGGTGGCGTACAACAAGCTGCGGCACGGCACGGTCGAGACCATGCACTGGGTCACCCTTGGATTGCTGGTCGTGTTCGGCGGACTCACTTTGGCGCTTCGCGATCCGACCTTCATCAAGTGGAAACCGACCGTGGTCAACTGGCTCTTCGGTGCGGCATTCCTGGTCTCCCAGCTGTTCATGGAACGCAGCCTGCTGCGCCGCATGATGGACCACGCCGTGAGCATGCCGGACAGTGCCTGGGCGCGGCTCAATATGGCCTGGGTCGCGTTCTTCTTTGTGATGGGCGTAATCAATCTGTATGTCGCCTACAACTTCCCGGAAGACGTGTGGGTAAACTTCAAGCTGTTCGGCTTCCTCGGCCTGACGCTGCTGTTCATGCTCGCTCAAGGTTTTTTCCTGGCGCGTTTCATTCAAACCGATACCCCGACGAACGAGGACTGAACCGATGCTCTATGCAATCGTCAGCACCGATGTCTCCAACAGCCTGCTGCTGCGCAAAGGTGCGCGTCCCGCGCACATCGAACGCCTCGAGGAACTGCAGCGCCAAGGCAGACTGGTGCTCGCCGGGCCCAATCCCGCAATCGATGCCAGCGACCCGGGCGACGCCGGTTTTACCGGCAGCCTGGTTGTCGCTGAGTTCCCCAGCCTGGAAGAAGCCAAAGCCTGGGCCGACGCCGACCCGTACGTGGCCGCCGGCGTATATGCCGGCGTGACGGTCAAACCATTCAAACAGGTATTTCCGCGATAAGGCTGCGAGCGCAGCCGGAGGACCCTCAAATGCAGTACGACACGCCGTCGATCAAGCGGCATTCGCCTTACATTCCACGTAGTGCTTTCGCTCCGTTGCGCGCCGCCGGCCTCGCACTCGCGATCGTCATGGCCGGCGCGGCCGGTGCCGAATCCGTCGAACCGCCGCAGCCGCTGGTGAAGATCGACGACTTCATGCTGAACAACCTGCATTTTGCGCTGTTCGCCAGTCAGACCGGGCGGGACCCGCAGGACCCCGAGGAACAACTGCGCCTCCTCAACGAGTTGGTGAACAACTTCATGGTGGCCAACTCGCCCGAAGGCCAGGCGCTCGCCAAAGAACCCGAGGTGGAGGCCGCTCTGGAGGTCGCGCGCGCGCGACTGATCGCGCAGACGTATGTGCGCTCCGCACTGGAGAAGTCGCCGATCGACGAGGCACAGGTAAAGTCGATCTACGACGCCGAGTACGCGGCGCCCGGCGTCGAGTACAAGGCACGCCACATCCTGCTGGAAAACGAGGCCGATGCGCGCGACGTCATTGCCGCACTGGACGCCGGAAAGGATTTTGCCGAACTCGCCAGTGAACGTTCGACCGGACCGAGCAAATCGGTCGGTGGCGATCTGGGATGGTTCGCCGGCGACGAAATGGTGAGCGCGTTCTCACATGCCACGCAGGAGCTTGCCGACGGGCAGTACAGCAAGACGCCGGTCAAGACCCAGTTCGGATGGCATGTAATCCTGCGCGAACAGAGCCGCGAGGTCCCACCTCCGAGCCTTGAGTCAGTGCGCAGCGAGATCGAGCAGCAGATTCGTCAGGAGCAGGTCGCGAAGCTGGTTGCAGCCATCAGAGACAAGACCAAGATCGAAGTGCAGCGCCTGGAGGAATGACGCGGCGCCGGCCGTCCTCGCCTGTCCGATCAGTCGTCGGACTTCTGCGGCGGGCGGCCGATCTTGCCGATCGGCACCACTTCGGCGGTCGGTTTCTCGTCAGTGAAATACGGCCGCTCCTGAGCAACCCCGGCGGCATCCGCCAGTTCGCGTTCACGCAGGGAGATCAGCCCCAGGCAGTGGCGCACGTCCTCGATGGTCTGTTCGGATAGCGGATGCTTCATCGCCCGACTGGGCGGAGTGGTGTCCTTGATGATCTGCGCCAGTACCTTGCGCATCACCACCAGGATCTCGCGTTCTTTCTTGCTCGGATCGCCCATGCCGACTGCCTCCACGAATTGCGGAAGTCAGCATACCCGAACGGATTGCCCAGAATCCACGTGTCCGTTGAGCCATTAGCGGCGCGCCACGGTCCCGGTCCGCGCCGCTCACTTGAAGATGGTGTCGATCGAAAAACCTTCCTGTTCGAGGATACCGCGCAGGCGCTTCAACGCGTCCATCTGGATCTGCCTGACCCGCTCACGGGTCACGCCCAATTCATTTGCCACCTGTTCGAGCGTCGAGTTTTCGTATCCGTGCAGGCCAAAGCGGCGTTCCACTACCTCTCGCTGCTTGTCGTTCAGTTTCGACAACCATTCATCGAGATGGCCCGAGATGTCGTCAGCCTGGATATGCTCGGTGGGATCGGTCGCATTTTCGTCGGCGATCGTGTCGAGCAGGGGTTTGTCCGCTTCCTTGCCATATGGCGTGTCGACCGAGGTCACACGTTCGTTGAGTCCGAGCATGCGCTTGACTTCGTCGATCGGTCGATCGAGCAGATCAGCGATCTCTTCCGCCGTCGGCTCGTGGTCGAGGGTTTGCGTGAGTTGTCTCGCCGCGCGCAGATAGACGTTGATTTCCTTGACCACGTGGATCGGCAGTCGAATGGTGCGCGTCTGGTTCATGATCGCGCGCTCGATCGTCTGGCGAATCCACCAAGTGGCGTAGGTCGAGAAGCGGAAACCCCGTTCCGGGTCAAATTTCTCGACCGCGCGGATCAGACCGAGGTTGCCCTCTTCGATCAGGTCGAGCAAAGCCAGACCGCGGTTCATGTAGCGGCGTGCGATCTTCACGACCAGGCGCAGGTTGCACTCGATCATGCGTCGCCTGGCGGCGACGTCACCCTTCTGGGCCAGCCGCGCGTAATACACTTCCTCTTCTGCCGTCAGCAGTTTGGAGAAGCCGATTTCGTTCAGATAGAGGCGGGTCGCATCGAGCTGGCTATCCGGGATCTCTCCGGCCGCATAGCGGCTCTCCCCTTCATCGCTGCTCTCTGATTCTTCTTCGACCGCGTCGACGATTTCCAGATCCTTAGGATCGTTGGTGTCGATTCCCACATCTACGTCGTCCCCGTCGATGTCCTCGTCAGCATCGAGTTCAACGTCGTCGCGTTTCGCCGGCATGCCCCCTCCACCCTATTCAGCCAAAAATCGACGGACGGTCGGACCGACTGGCGTTCAGCGCCGCGGCAGCAGACTTACCGGATCCACCGGCTTACCGTCACGCCTGATCTCGAAATGCAGCAAGGCATCGCCGTTGTTCGCGGTACCCATCTCTGCAATCTTCTGTCCTTTGGTAACCTGGTCACCTTCTGCGACCAGAATCTTCCTGTTGTGCCCATAGGCACTCAGGAAATTGTCGTTATGTTTGACGATGATAAGCCGCCCGTAGCCGATCAGTCCACTCCCGCTGTAAACGACCTTGCCATTCTCGGCGGCACGAATCGGATCGCCGGCCTTGCCGGCAATTTTTACGCCCTTGCGCAGCGGATCGTCTTTGCGAAACGTGGATACGACGCGGCCTTGTACCGGCCAGTGCCATTGCAGCGCGCGCACCGTCGACGAGGGTGAGGGTGAAGAGGGTGAAGGTCCCGGAGGCGACACGCGCGGCGCGCGTGCCTGAGTACTCGGCCGCGGAGCAGGCGGAGCAGGTGGTGTTCGCACGGGTGGTGGTGGACGCAAGCGCAGCGACTGTCCGGCGTAGATCCGGTACGGCGCACGAATGCCGTTCCACGCGGCGATCGCCCGATAGTCGATCCCACTCTGCCAAGCGATGCCGTACAAGGTATCGCCTCGCTGCACGCGATAACTATCGCCGCTGATGGACGGACGCGAGGGCGGTGCCGGCCGCGCCACTGTACGTTGACCACGCGACTCCACCGGCGCACGCCAGCTGGCCGTGCATGCCGCAAGCAACAACAGCGACAGTGCCGCACAACACAGCCGCAGCGGGCGCACAGACACCCGCGTCGACGCACTGTCCAGCCGGTTCGGATTGAACTCCTGCCTCAAGATCCCCGCTTCTATCCTGCGCTCGATCAGAACCTGTACAGCAGGACTATGATGACCAGCAGGGCCACCGTCAACCAACCCAGCCAATCTATCCAGCGATGCAGTCGTTCCTCCATGCGTGTGCCGCCCCAGGCCATCAACAGCGCGACCAGGAAGAACCGCAACCCTCGACCGACGAACGAAGCCATCACGAACGGCAGAAACGACATACTGAGCAGGCCGGCGGTGATCGTGAATATCTTGTATGGGATCGGGGAAAAACCGGCAGCGAATATCGCCAAGACGCCCCATTCTTCGAACCACTGCCGGGACAGCGCGAAGGGCTCGGCGTATCTGCCACCCTGGATCCATGCCTCGACAAGTTCGAACGCGAACATGCCGATCAGATAACCGAACATGCCGCCCAGCACCGAGGTGAGCGTGGTCAACGCCGCGAACCCGATTGCCCGTCGCGGTTGCGCCATGCTCATTGGCGCGAGCATGACGTCCGGAGGGATCGGGAAGAACGACGACTCCGCGAAACTCAGGCCGCCGAGATACCACGGCGCGCGCGGGTGACGGGCCCAACGCATCGCGCGCGCATACAGTGGCGAAAAAATCTTCACTCAGCAGACCCCGTCGAGCAAGGGTACGAAACTGACCCGCTCGAGCATCTCATGCTCGTAGCCGTCAGCCGTGCGGGTGACCCGCACCAGGGCCTGCTCCTCGCGCCTGCCAACCGGCAGCACCATGCATCCGCCGGGACGCAACTGTTCAACCAGGGCACGTGGAATCCCCTCGGGCGCCGCGGTCACGATGATGCCGTCGAACGGTGCATACTCGGGAAGCCCAAGACCGCCGTCGGTGTGCTTGGTGACGATGTTGCGCATATCCAGACGCTGGAACCGTCGCCGCGCGCTGTCGAGCAATGTCTTGACACGCTCGACTGTGTATACCCGGCGCACCAGCGGCGCCAGCACCGCCGTCTGATAACCCGACCCGGTGCCCACTTCGAGCACATTTTCCAAGGCCCCACCCTGCAGCAAGGCCTCGGTCATCCGCGCAACGATGTAAGGTTGCGACAATGTCTGGCCACTGCCGATCGGAAGGGCCGTGTCTTCGTACGCGCGGCTCGCCAGCGCTTCGTCTACGAATAGGTGGCGCGGCGTGTTGCGTATGCGCTCGAGAACCCGCGGATCGCGGATTCCCTCTTCGCGCAGCCGTTGAATCAGACGCTCACGAGTGCGCTGCGAGGTCATGCCGATACCCAGATGGGGCGCCGTCACAGCGGTCGCTCCAGCCATGCACCAAGCCCCGACAATGCCTGATGGCGAGTGAGATCGACCTGCAGGGGCGTGACCGATACCTGGCCGTTGCGCACGGCGTGGAAATCGGTCCCTGGACCCGCATCCTGCTCGGCGCCAGCCGGTCCGACCCAATAAATCGGTCGGCCACGTGGATCTTCGGCCTTGACCACGGGTTCGGCCTTGTGTCGGTGCCCGAGTCGCGTGGCAACGACACCGCTCAGCGATTCATACGGCAGATCGGGGACATTGACGTTCAGGATCGAGTCGGACGCCAACGGGTGGGCGCACAGCCGCTGGACCATTTCGACAGCGATCCGCGCCGCGGTGTCGAAGTGCCGCGGAGTGTGCGACGCGATCGAAATCGCGATCGCCGGATAGCCGAGGAAACGCCCCTCGGTCGCCGCCGCGACGGTACCCGAATAGATGACATCGTCGCCCATGTTGGCGCCGGCGTTGATACCTGAAACCACCATATCGGGTTCTTCGGTGAGCAGCCCGGTGATCGCGAGATGGACGCAGTCGGTGGGCGTCCCCTCGACGCGTATGAAGCCGTTCTCCGCCTCACTCGCCCTGATCGGCTGCTCGAGGGTCAACGAATTGCTCGCACCACTGCGATCGCGATCGGGTGCGACAACCACGGTTTCTGCAATACCGGACAACGCCACGTGCAAAGCGCGCAGGCCCGGGGCCTGGTAACCGTCGTCGTTGCTGAGGAGAATTCGCATGCCTTCCCGGAATACGACCGGCCGTCAGTCCGGCGCGATCTCAAGAGCCGGAATGATACTGCAAACCCCACACTGCCTCATCTTGATCTCAGTCCGCCGAGCCGCTTCAATCCCGTGCATGGGAGACGCGGACGACAAGCGCGACGATACCGACGACGAGGCAGCGTTCCGCGCCGCGATGGCCGACGTCGCCCCGATGAAAGAAAAGCGCGCTGCCCCCTACCGCCGGCGCCGACGCCCGGAGCCCTTGAACCTGCCGGTCGGTGACGAGGCGACCGAAGAATTTGCCGACCTCGCGATCGAGACCGGTGATTTTCTCGAGTTCCGCAGGCCCGGCATCCAGAACCGGGTATTCCACGACCTGCAGCGCGGTGTGATCGAGGCCCGCGCGACGCTCGACCTGCACGGCCTGCGGGTGCGCGAAGCGAGCCAGGCGCTCGACCGCTTCCTGGTACAGAGTCTTGCCGCAGGCCGGCGTTGCGTTCGGATCATCCACGGCAAGGGACGCGGTTCGGACGGCCAACAGCCGGTCCTCAAACAGAAGACCAATCAGTGGTTGCGCCAACGCGACGAGGTGTTGGCTTTCGTCACAGCGCCACGCTGGGACGGTGGAACCGGCGCGGTGTACGTCCTGTTGTCCGGCAAACGACGACAAGCAGGCTGAGTGGTGTTATCCGGCCGAGCGGAGAAGTTCGCGTAACACCGTGGTGGCATAACCGCCGGCAGGCAGCCCGAACGTCAACACCAACGCATCTTCCTGCCACGTCCACGTCAGTTCCGAGACCACCAGGCGCAGGGCACGCCGATCGGCATCGACGCCCATACGGGCCAAGGCATCGATCCAGTCCGCCCAGGGCCCCAGTACATCATGTTCCCGCTGGGCGGCCAGCTGCACGGGCTGCAAGGCCCTTCCCGATCGTCCGCACAGTGGACCGCTCGGATGGATATCGAGATCGGCCAGGCGAGTGGCAATGCTCGGATCGGCCGGATCATGCATGAACTGGCGTTGCGAACCCTCCAGCTGGAGCACGTCGCCCTCGACGGCGCATTGCCAGCTGCCGTCGGCAAGCCGCGCCGCCAGAACCTGATTGAACAGATGCGATCTGGCGGCGGACAACAGCAGACTGCGCTGTTCGCGGCCCGGTCTGCGGCCGCGGCGTCCGATCATGTCGGAGAAGCGCTGAAGATTTCCTCCGCGATGCCCGAATCGCTGGTTGCCGAAATAGTTGGGGACACCTTCGCGGGCGATTCGCTGCAAGATGTCTTCAGCTTGTGCCGTGTCACCGCGTACCGCCGTGACGCGAATCTCGAAGCGGTTGCCGCGCAGGCTGCCACGCCGCACCTTGCGGTGATGGGGTACGGCCGACAGGACCTGCAGCGAATCGTCCTCCAGCAGCGACCAATCGGGTGCTTCGCGACCCGCCAGTTGCACGCTGAAATGCTGCGTGGTGTCGGCATTGCGATCTTTCAGGCCCGCGAAACCGACAGCGACCTGGGCGACGCCGGCATGCCGCGCGAGCAGGCGCGCGACCTCGGCCGTATTGCGACCGCGCTTGCGCACCCTCAACATCACATGCTCGCCGTGCCCGGATGCCTCGTACCCAAGTTCCTCGACGACCACAAAATCCTCGGGCACCTGTCGGAGGACGCCGTCGAGCACTGGTCCGCCGAACGCACGAGGTAGACCGAGCGTCGGTTCTTCAGGCAATTCCGGGATGGGCATCAAAGGTCGGTCAGCAGGACGACCGCGTGGGCCGCGATACCCTCGCCGCGACCGGTGTACCCCATCCGCTCCGTGGTCGTCGCCTTGACGTTGACGCGGTCGACCGAGACCCCCATGTCCTGTGCAAGATTGGCGCGCATCGTATCGATATGCGGCGCCATGCGTGGTGCCTGAGCAACCACGGTGCAGTCGAGATTGGAAACCCGCAGACCCTGCCCGGCCAGTGCGTCGCGTACCCGACGAAGCAGGATGCGACTGTCGATATCGCGGTAGGCATCGTCGGTATCGGGAAAATGCCGCCCGATGTCGCCGAGTGCGGCAGCGCCCAACAATGCGTCGCACACCGCGTGGACCAGCACGTCGCCGTCAGAGTGCGCCTCCAGGCCGCGCGTGTGTGCGATCCGGACACCACCGATCGTTACCTGGTCTCCGTCGCCGAAACGATGTGCATCGAATCCGTGACCTATCCGCATTATTG
It encodes:
- a CDS encoding DedA family protein, whose product is MKIFSPLYARAMRWARHPRAPWYLGGLSFAESSFFPIPPDVMLAPMSMAQPRRAIGFAALTTLTSVLGGMFGYLIGMFAFELVEAWIQGGRYAEPFALSRQWFEEWGVLAIFAAGFSPIPYKIFTITAGLLSMSFLPFVMASFVGRGLRFFLVALLMAWGGTRMEERLHRWIDWLGWLTVALLVIIVLLYRF
- the ispF gene encoding 2-C-methyl-D-erythritol 2,4-cyclodiphosphate synthase, with the protein product MMRIGHGFDAHRFGDGDQVTIGGVRIAHTRGLEAHSDGDVLVHAVCDALLGAAALGDIGRHFPDTDDAYRDIDSRILLRRVRDALAGQGLRVSNLDCTVVAQAPRMAPHIDTMRANLAQDMGVSVDRVNVKATTTERMGYTGRGEGIAAHAVVLLTDL
- a CDS encoding YciI family protein, which translates into the protein MLYAIVSTDVSNSLLLRKGARPAHIERLEELQRQGRLVLAGPNPAIDASDPGDAGFTGSLVVAEFPSLEEAKAWADADPYVAAGVYAGVTVKPFKQVFPR
- a CDS encoding septation protein A, with translation MKMLADLFPVLLFFIAYQLFDIYVATQVAIAAAVLQVAYNKLRHGTVETMHWVTLGLLVVFGGLTLALRDPTFIKWKPTVVNWLFGAAFLVSQLFMERSLLRRMMDHAVSMPDSAWARLNMAWVAFFFVMGVINLYVAYNFPEDVWVNFKLFGFLGLTLLFMLAQGFFLARFIQTDTPTNED
- a CDS encoding segregation and condensation protein A, which gives rise to MGDPSKKEREILVVMRKVLAQIIKDTTPPSRAMKHPLSEQTIEDVRHCLGLISLRERELADAAGVAQERPYFTDEKPTAEVVPIGKIGRPPQKSDD
- a CDS encoding Smr/MutS family protein, which encodes MGDADDKRDDTDDEAAFRAAMADVAPMKEKRAAPYRRRRRPEPLNLPVGDEATEEFADLAIETGDFLEFRRPGIQNRVFHDLQRGVIEARATLDLHGLRVREASQALDRFLVQSLAAGRRCVRIIHGKGRGSDGQQPVLKQKTNQWLRQRDEVLAFVTAPRWDGGTGAVYVLLSGKRRQAG
- a CDS encoding peptidylprolyl isomerase, translating into MQYDTPSIKRHSPYIPRSAFAPLRAAGLALAIVMAGAAGAESVEPPQPLVKIDDFMLNNLHFALFASQTGRDPQDPEEQLRLLNELVNNFMVANSPEGQALAKEPEVEAALEVARARLIAQTYVRSALEKSPIDEAQVKSIYDAEYAAPGVEYKARHILLENEADARDVIAALDAGKDFAELASERSTGPSKSVGGDLGWFAGDEMVSAFSHATQELADGQYSKTPVKTQFGWHVILREQSREVPPPSLESVRSEIEQQIRQEQVAKLVAAIRDKTKIEVQRLEE
- the rpoS gene encoding RNA polymerase sigma factor RpoS, which encodes MPAKRDDVELDADEDIDGDDVDVGIDTNDPKDLEIVDAVEEESESSDEGESRYAAGEIPDSQLDATRLYLNEIGFSKLLTAEEEVYYARLAQKGDVAARRRMIECNLRLVVKIARRYMNRGLALLDLIEEGNLGLIRAVEKFDPERGFRFSTYATWWIRQTIERAIMNQTRTIRLPIHVVKEINVYLRAARQLTQTLDHEPTAEEIADLLDRPIDEVKRMLGLNERVTSVDTPYGKEADKPLLDTIADENATDPTEHIQADDISGHLDEWLSKLNDKQREVVERRFGLHGYENSTLEQVANELGVTRERVRQIQMDALKRLRGILEQEGFSIDTIFK
- a CDS encoding protein-L-isoaspartate(D-aspartate) O-methyltransferase, whose product is MTSQRTRERLIQRLREEGIRDPRVLERIRNTPRHLFVDEALASRAYEDTALPIGSGQTLSQPYIVARMTEALLQGGALENVLEVGTGSGYQTAVLAPLVRRVYTVERVKTLLDSARRRFQRLDMRNIVTKHTDGGLGLPEYAPFDGIIVTAAPEGIPRALVEQLRPGGCMVLPVGRREEQALVRVTRTADGYEHEMLERVSFVPLLDGVC
- a CDS encoding PHP domain-containing protein; this encodes MPSRYDLHAHSTASDGSLSPAQLMQRAHAAGIEVMALTDHDTLDGLTEASTAAASLGMAFVPGVEVSVSWQKLTIHVLGLGVSSDCEVLQKGLAGLREFRDWRAQEIGRRLGDAGVSDAFEGARALSGGRLISRTHFARFLVDRGHAPDVRSVFRRFLVSGKPGHVSGRWASLEDAVSWIRTAGGDAVIAHPARYPLTRSKLRRLLGEFVEVGGAGLEVVSGSHSRDDYFTMAAHARDFGLRASAGSDYHGPEHPWIELGHLPELPDGCKPIWKEWQISH
- the surE gene encoding 5'/3'-nucleotidase SurE yields the protein MRILLSNDDGYQAPGLRALHVALSGIAETVVVAPDRDRSGASNSLTLEQPIRASEAENGFIRVEGTPTDCVHLAITGLLTEEPDMVVSGINAGANMGDDVIYSGTVAAATEGRFLGYPAIAISIASHTPRHFDTAARIAVEMVQRLCAHPLASDSILNVNVPDLPYESLSGVVATRLGHRHKAEPVVKAEDPRGRPIYWVGPAGAEQDAGPGTDFHAVRNGQVSVTPLQVDLTRHQALSGLGAWLERPL
- the truD gene encoding tRNA pseudouridine(13) synthase TruD, with the protein product MPIPELPEEPTLGLPRAFGGPVLDGVLRQVPEDFVVVEELGYEASGHGEHVMLRVRKRGRNTAEVARLLARHAGVAQVAVGFAGLKDRNADTTQHFSVQLAGREAPDWSLLEDDSLQVLSAVPHHRKVRRGSLRGNRFEIRVTAVRGDTAQAEDILQRIAREGVPNYFGNQRFGHRGGNLQRFSDMIGRRGRRPGREQRSLLLSAARSHLFNQVLAARLADGSWQCAVEGDVLQLEGSQRQFMHDPADPSIATRLADLDIHPSGPLCGRSGRALQPVQLAAQREHDVLGPWADWIDALARMGVDADRRALRLVVSELTWTWQEDALVLTFGLPAGGYATTVLRELLRSAG
- a CDS encoding peptidoglycan DD-metalloendopeptidase family protein, whose product is MRLCCAALSLLLLAACTASWRAPVESRGQRTVARPAPPSRPSISGDSYRVQRGDTLYGIAWQSGIDYRAIAAWNGIRAPYRIYAGQSLRLRPPPPVRTPPAPPAPRPSTQARAPRVSPPGPSPSSPSPSSTVRALQWHWPVQGRVVSTFRKDDPLRKGVKIAGKAGDPIRAAENGKVVYSGSGLIGYGRLIIVKHNDNFLSAYGHNRKILVAEGDQVTKGQKIAEMGTANNGDALLHFEIRRDGKPVDPVSLLPRR